GTCAAAACAGTTAAAAACGGTGCTGTGCCATAAAGGTTACTTTACCCCAGCTTATTTAGAGCAGCATTGTATGGGCGCGACATTTGAAAAAAACACCAAAAGCCGCACTGTAACTGAAAAAGACAACCAACTTAATCATCAGCAACTACTTAGCTTTTATCAACAAAGTGAGTTTGCCACTACACTTGGCAGTATACACTCCGCTAAAGCCGCCGTGCGCTGTACATTTATAGATCACCTCCCTATGGCTGGCCAATGGTGTGAGCAAAGCGACTACACCACCGCATTTGCCAACTTGCGTTTGGGCAAGCGTTATCAATACACACCACTAAATAAGCCACAACAAGGGCTGCACATATTTACCGGTTTTGGCGCTCGGGCTTTATGTAGCGCCCCTTTGCTAAGTGAGCACTTTATAAGTACTTTAAATAACGAGCCACGCCCTTTAAGCGAGCGTGTAAGCCAAGCTATTCACCCTGCACGATTTATAGTTAGGGACTTAATACGCAATAAAATTTAAATGACAACATAATATTTTCCCGTAAAATAAAGCATGAAAAAGGAATTTATATATTTTAAAAGGATGAAAATGAAAGCTTTAATCTGTGTAATAGCATTTTTGTGCTTAATACCCCTAAACGTATTGAGCCAAACCGTTACCGAAGTTCCGCTGCCAGAAGAATTTATTACAACCATGGATGTAACTGGCGAGTATCCATTGGTACGTACTGGGTATTTGGCCTCTTCTATTGCTGCTATCTCAACGTTTTATCAGCAAACACTGGGAGAGCCAATCAAAACTACTGGCGGTAACACCTACCAAACCCTCTATTACGATTATCAAAATCATAAAGTGCGCATTAGTCTGTACCATCATAACTTTGTTACCGAAGTCAGTATTATGGTTGAATAAAACACCAAATAACTTCATATTTTAATGCCCAGTTCAGGCTCTTATTTTATTTGTAATTAATTTACTTTTTTCAAGACAAATTAATTACTTTACCCTTTAAAACTCTATGAGTACCCCAAGGTCTATTTGTACACACCCTTTACACTAAATTGAGAAGGAATTGATTATGAGTAAGACTTTAATTATTGGCGCAAGTGGTCAAATTGGTAAAATGGCTACCGAACTACTTTTAAAAAACGAGCAAAGCGTTGTTGCACTTGTCAGAGACAAAAGCAAACTAAGCGATTTAGATAGCTCTTTTTTAAGCATTGTTGAACAGGACTTAGAAGGTGACTTTTCACATGCGGTTAATGGCTGCGACCAAGTGATTTTTGCTGCGGGGTCAGGTGGTAGTACAGGCACAGACAAAACAGTACTTATTGATCTATGGGCTGCAACAAAAGCAGCAACATACGCCAAAGAGCACGGCGTTAAGCACTTTATTATGGTTAGTTCAATTGGCGCCGATGATCCCGATTCGATTGAAAGTGATTTAAAACCATACCTAGTTGCAAAACATATGGCAGATGAGCACCTCATAAATAGTGGGTTAAACTACACTATTGTTCGCCCGGGCACATTAACCGACGAAAGTGCTTCATTAAAAGTAACAACAGAGCGTCCAACCGACCGTTCAAATGCAAAAATTAGCCGTGAGAATGTAGCTAACGCACTATTACACATTTCCACTAACGCATTTAATGGTAATCGCATTTTTGAGCTATTTGATGGTGAAACCCCAATTAAAGCCGCTGTTAAATAATTTACTTTGCCCCTTATAAACGTGTTTGTAAGGGGCATTATTCAACCTGTACAACGACTACCCCACACTCTGCAAATTTAACGCAACCACCCTAAAGCATGTAAACAAAAAGTATATATTCTAAACCTACGACAAACCCCACCCGTTCCTATTAAAATAACAAGAAAAACAAACACTTCTTCTACAATTTAATAAAAAACAATATGTTAAATTTATCAGCGGGCAATTTTTATTCAGACTTTTTTACTAGTTCTATAGCGTAAAATGCTAGAAACCCCTTATTTTATCTGGTAAATTAGTGCGGTGTATAAAACAATAATAAAAATTCCATAATGGAAATTACACGATTAAGGACATAGCGTGAGCGCCTCGTTTAAAATTATTTTTAATGGTCAGTTACATCAAAATGCTGACATTAGCACTGTTCAAGATCAACTTTGTCAGTTTTTAAAAATCCCCCATAACGTTGCTGTAAAATTATTTGATGGAAAAGCTTATGCCCTCGTTAAAAACCTATCGAGTATTGATGCAGTTAAAACTGAGGTTCAATTAAAAAACTTTGGCTTAATCACTAAAGTTGAGCCACATGCAAAAATCACCGCGGTTGAAAAACCAGCCCTAAGTAAACAGCTGATTGTTACAAAAAACGACTCTGCCATAAAAGCCGCAACGAGCAAGATTAAAAGCATAAGCCCGCTTATTAATAGCCCAGCTAAATTGCCAAAAATAGCATTACAAAGTGCATTATTTTTTTGTTACAGCTTATTGTTTATCTGTATTATTTGCGCAGCTGTTATAAGTGTAAATACACTGCAAAAAAATATAATTAGTAAACCTGTCGATGTGCTTCCGACATTAAGTTACTCAAATTACAAACAGTACCTTAATAATCAAAATAATCGCACCGAGGTTGCTATAGAAAATAAAGACGATATAGAAAATCTTCAAAAAGAGCCGCAACAGCATGTTAATAGTTACTTTGCGAGCTTTTCATCACTAATAAATAACTACGCAGATATATTAAATCAGCCCAACATAGAAAGTATGGGGGGTGAGAAGTTGAAGCAGCACCTGCAAGAAATTGACGCGCTCGGAGACACACATTTATTTTGGCAACAACTAATAAGCTTAGCGAAATCGCTTAATAACGATGCCCATTTAATGAGCCTACTTGCTAATAATGACCCAAACAAAATTCAGTGGATTAATGCCGTTGACTGGATAAGTCAAAGCTATATTAGACAACAGCAAAATCAGCCAAAGGCAATACAATCAACGCCTACTGACACAATGCAAACCGATTCGCCCATTCTCGATCTCACTCTACTCATTAGCTTAATGTCGTTTTTAACACTCATTATTATTAGTATTAAAATGAAAGTAAGATCGATAAAAATGAAGCTAGCCGCAATAAGCACAGAATAAATTAAACCCATAAAAAAACCGCCAACTTGATTGCTCAAATTGGCGGTTTTTTATGATTTTTAAGTAACGAGCTTAAAAACCTGTATTGGTGGAGCTGGGGGGATTTGAACCCCCGTCCGAAAAGCCTCGACCGTCGGTACTACATGTTTAGTATTGTCATTTAATTAACCTTTAAGTCCCGGACAAACACGGTAAGTAAAGGCGAGGCTGCTTAGTTTTAACGCTTCAACCCCAGCCAGGGTTTCCGTCGCGATCAGGTGTTAGGGTGACACTCCAAAATCCAGTCCACAAGAATACATGGAAGGAGCGCTAGCCAGCCTAAGCTGCTAGAGAGTAGTTATCGTCGTTTGCGATTACTTTAAATTGCGGCTTTTTTACGAGGCAAACCGCACCTCGACATGCACCTCAGGCTTCTTGAATTCCGTCGAATCCTAATCAGCCCCTGAAATATGAATTTCTTTCAGTGAGGCCAGTATAACTGAGTAAACTACTGATATTCAAGGGGTGCGGCACTTTTATTTTAACTAAGTAAATCAACTGAACAGTAAATAAGCACAAACGCGTGAAAATGCAAACTAATGATGAACATTTACTTAACAAGTCGATTAAGTTGTGCTCAAATAAGGAGTTAAATTTTCGTAAAGGTTTGAGCCTTTAGTTGTAAAATTAAAAAAATAATAACAGGCATATTGTGTAGGGAATAAATAAATGTCGGTGTTTTTACTAAATAAGCAAACAGGTGAAGTGTCGCTCTCTTCACACCCAATTGATAGTGGGTTTCCTGTTACGGGAGCTCAACTTATAGAGCTCCTCGAGCAATCAGATTACTGCGAGTTTGAAGTGCTCTCTGGTAACATCGGTAAGTTATTTTCTCCCAGCAAAAATTATCAGCAAGAATCATTAGTTATAGCCAAGGCAGCGGACGCAACAATAGCTATTAGTGTTGATGAAAAAAACATGGTTGCAGAGGCCATTATTACTACAGCCAAGGGCGGTGCGCTTTTGTCTATGGAGGCTGCTCAAGCTGCTTTGGCTGAAGCAGGCGTAAAAAAAGGGATCAGTCCGCGAGCACTAGATACTTGTTTAGGCCAGCAGTTTTCTCACTCATCGGGTACATCTTATCGTGCAATCGTGGCGCATGGCCGCAATCCTAAAGAAGGCACAGATGCAAAATTTGTTCGCCTTTGTTCTACCGCGCAAGACCGAGTACTAAGTCCACAAGCTAAAGAAGGTGGTAAGGTTGATATGAAAGACCTTGGCGCTATTATCACAGTAAAGCCAGGTACGCCTTTAATGCAGCGCGTTAGTGCTACCCCCGGTGAAGATGGCTATACAGTTTTTGGTGATATGATTAAAGCAACGCCAGGTAAAGAGCATCAACTTCAGCCATTTGACGGCACTAAAATAGACCCAAATAACCCGAATATTCTCATTGCAGACTGTAAAGGTGTACCTGTAGCCTTACCTCGCGGTATGCGTGTTGATGATGTTTTATGTTTTCATAATGTTGATGTTAGCACCGGCCATGTTGATTTTGATGGTAGCGTTATTATCTCTGGTGATATTAAAGATGGCATGCGCGTAAAAGCAAATGGCGATATTACCGTATTAGGATTTGTTGAGTCAGGCATAGTAGAAAGCCAAAGTGCTGTCACTATTATGCTTGGCGCTATTGGCAGAAACCGCGAAAACGAAGAAGCATTTACCTGTAAGATAACAGCGCAGCGTACTATTTCGATAGGTTACGCTCAATATTGCCACATTAAAACAGCGCAAGATTTGTTTATTGAGCGCCAAGCTCTGCACTGCGATTTAAGTGCTCGGCGTTTAATTCGTGTAGGCAAAGCAGGTAACCCGCGCGGTAAAATTATTGGCGGTAATATACTTGATGCAATGCGTATTGAAACGGGAGAGTTAGGCGCGCCAGCGGGTACCAAAACCCGTGTGTTTTTAGCTCAAAACTGGCATGAGTTGCGCTCAAAACAATCGCAAATAATTGATTTTGAGAAGGTACTAGCTAGTAAAACCTCAGCCCTTAAACAAGCCAGAGAAAAAGCGGTAAAAATTCCTGCTCCTGCTCAACGTCAACAATTAT
The sequence above is drawn from the Pseudoalteromonas espejiana DSM 9414 genome and encodes:
- a CDS encoding NAD(P)-binding oxidoreductase: MSKTLIIGASGQIGKMATELLLKNEQSVVALVRDKSKLSDLDSSFLSIVEQDLEGDFSHAVNGCDQVIFAAGSGGSTGTDKTVLIDLWAATKAATYAKEHGVKHFIMVSSIGADDPDSIESDLKPYLVAKHMADEHLINSGLNYTIVRPGTLTDESASLKVTTERPTDRSNAKISRENVANALLHISTNAFNGNRIFELFDGETPIKAAVK
- a CDS encoding DUF342 domain-containing protein encodes the protein MSVFLLNKQTGEVSLSSHPIDSGFPVTGAQLIELLEQSDYCEFEVLSGNIGKLFSPSKNYQQESLVIAKAADATIAISVDEKNMVAEAIITTAKGGALLSMEAAQAALAEAGVKKGISPRALDTCLGQQFSHSSGTSYRAIVAHGRNPKEGTDAKFVRLCSTAQDRVLSPQAKEGGKVDMKDLGAIITVKPGTPLMQRVSATPGEDGYTVFGDMIKATPGKEHQLQPFDGTKIDPNNPNILIADCKGVPVALPRGMRVDDVLCFHNVDVSTGHVDFDGSVIISGDIKDGMRVKANGDITVLGFVESGIVESQSAVTIMLGAIGRNRENEEAFTCKITAQRTISIGYAQYCHIKTAQDLFIERQALHCDLSARRLIRVGKAGNPRGKIIGGNILDAMRIETGELGAPAGTKTRVFLAQNWHELRSKQSQIIDFEKVLASKTSALKQAREKAVKIPAPAQRQQLLDKITVNEQHIKTRALHVQRQKRLVKQKIAQLLATSRLKINEIMHPGVELKIAKDTKQFSRIYPPHLVRLSEGKITQSF